The sequence below is a genomic window from Streptomyces sp. B21-105.
ATCCGGACCAGCGCACCCCGGCGTCGGCGAGGGACGCTCCGGTCAGCCGCTCCAGGAGGGCGGCGGTGTCCTCGCGCAGCACGACGGTGCGCGCGAGGCGGTGCTCGTCCTTGCCGGGGCCCTCGTCGAGGACCACGGACGGCACCTGCTGGCGCGCCAGCGCCAGGGCGAGCGTGAGCCCCACCGGCCCCGCTCCGACGATGATCACCGGGTCCACGGCGCGGCGCTCCCTGCCTTCGACGGTGTCCTCGCGGGCTTGGGTGAACAACAGGTTGGAGCAGGGTGCACGATCACAGAACGTATGCAACCCATTGTCGTTGTTTGCGTCAAGCGACGAAAGGCAGTGGCGCGCACGCCACTGCCTTTCGTACGGACATGATCCTTGATTCTGCGTCAGATACCGCCGCCACCCGCGCCGGCGCCGTACGAACCGCCTACCTCCGCCGCGTTCAGGTCGTCGACCTTCTCCACGCCCAGCACCGCGCCCGTGCTGCGCTTGCTGCGCCGCAGCCTCTTCTCCAGCCAGCTCGCGAAGCTGGTCAGGATGAAGTTCAGCACGATGAACATGATCGCGACGACGATGAAGCTCGGGATCACGTTGGCGTAGTTGGCCGCGAGCGTGCCGCGCGAGTTGAGCAGCTCGGTGAAACCGATCATCACTCCGCCGAGCGCGGTGTCCTTCACGATGACGACCAGTTGGCTGACGATCGCCGGGAGCATCGCGGTGACCGCCTGCGGAAGCAGGATGCTGCTCATGGTCTGTCCCTTGCGCAGACCGATGGCGTACGCCGCCTCGGTCTGCCCCCTGGGCAGGGAGAGGATGCCGGCCCGGACGACCTCGGCCAGGACGGCCGCGTTGTAGAGCACCAGACCGGTGACGACGGCGTAGAGGGGGCGGTCGTCACTGCTGACGTCCGTGTAGCGGGAGTAGAACTCGTTGGCGAACAGCATCAGCAGCAGTACCGGGATCGCCCGGAAGAATTCCACCACCGTGCCGGACACTCCGCGTACCCACCGGTGGTCGGACAGCCGGGCGATGCCGAAGACCGCGCCCAGGGGGAGGGCGATCACCATGGCGAGCGCCGCGGCCTTCAGCGTGTTGGCGAGGCCGGGCAGCAGGTACGTCGTCCACGCCTCGGACTGGGCGAACGGCTTCCACAGCGCGGAGTCGAGCTGGTTCTTGTCGTCCATCTTCTGCCACACCCACCACAGGAGCAGGGCGAGCAGGACGGTGAAGAGCGCCGAGAACAGGACGTTGCGCCGCTTGGCACGAGGTCCGGGAGTGTCGTAGAGGACCGAGCTCATCGCTTCACCGCCAGTCGCTTGCTGAGCCAGCCCAGGATGAGGCCGGTCGGCAGGGTCAGAACCACGAACCCGAACGCGAAGACCACGCCGATGAGCAGTGTCTGCGCCTCGTTCTCGATCATCGTCTTCATCAGGTAGGCGGCCTCGGCGACGCCGATGGCGGCCGCCACCGTGGTGTTCTTGGTCAGAGCGATCAGGACGTTGGCCAGCGGTCCGATGACCGAGCGGAAGGCCTGCGGAAGGACGACGAGGGTCAGGGTCTGGCTGAAGCTCAGACCGATGGCCCGGGCCGCCTCCGCCTGGCCGACCGGCACGGTGTTGATGCCGGAGCGGATCGCCTCGCACACGAACGCCGCGGTGTAGCCGACCAGGCTGAGCACGGCCAGCCGGAAGCCCTGGACGTCGAAGTCGTCGCTCCCCATGGTCATGCCGAAGATGTCGGCGAGGCCGAGCGAGCTGAAGAGGATGATGACCGTCAGGGGGATGTTCCGGACGACGTTGACGTAGACGGTGCCGAACCCGCGCATGAGCGGAACCGGGCTCACCCGCATCGCGGCCAGCAGGGTGCCCCAGATCAGGGAGCCCACGGCGGAGACGGCGGTGAGCTTCACCGTCATCCAGAACGCCCCTAGGACGTCATAACCTTCAAGAAAGTCGAACACGATCTCCCGCGCTTCCGACTGGGTGGCGTATGTGGAGGGCGGGGCGCGCCGCCGCCGTGATCGCGACGGACGGCGGCGCACCGCAGGAACCCCGCTGTGGCTGAGCGTGGTTACGAGGCGTTCGGGACAATGACGCCGATCTTCGGGGCCTGCTCGTTCTTGTAGTTCGCCGGGCCGAAGTTGTCCTTGACGGCCTTGTCCCACGAACCGTCGCTGACCATCTGCTCCAGCGCCTTGTTGATCTTGTCGACGGTCGCGGTGTCGCCCTTCTTGACGCCGATGCCGTAGTTCTCGTTGCTGAGCTTCAGGCCCGCGAGCTTGAACTTGCCCTTGTACTGGTCCTGGGACGCGAAGCCGGCGAGGATCGAGTCGTCGGTGGTGACCGCGTCCACGGCGCCGCTCTGCAGGCCGGCGATGCACTCCGAGTAGGAGCTCACCTTCTTGAGGTTCGCGTCCGGGGCGATGGTGTTCTTGACGTTCTGCGCCGACGTCGACCCGGTCACGGAACACAGCTTCTTGCCGTTGAGGTCCGTGCCCTTGGAGATGTCCGAGTCGGACTTGATCAGCAGGTCCTGATGGGCCAGCAGGTACGGGCCCGCGAAGTCGACCTTCTTCTTGCGCTCGTCGTTGATCGAGTAGGTGGCGGCGATGAACTTCACGTCACCGCGCGAGAGGGCGTTCTCGCGGTCGGCGCTCTTGGTCTCGACGAACTCGATCTGGTCCGGCTGGTAGCCGAGCTGCTTGGCGACGTAGGTCGCGACGTCCACGTCGAAGCCGGCGAAGGACCCGTCGGGCTTCTTCAGACCGAGGCCGGGCTGGTCGTACTTGATGCCGACCTTGATCTTGCCGCCGCCACCGCTGCCCGCGCTGGCGCTGCTGCTCGTGTCGTCGTCCTTGCTGTCGCCGCCGCCGCACGCGGTGGCGGTCAGGGCGAGGACGAGGGCTGCGGCCGAGGCGGCGGTGACCTTGCGAAGCTTCATGGTGACTTCCTTTTGAGAAGAGTGGTGAAGTTATGCGAGCGGTGCGGGTTTCCGTCGGTGATGCGGATCAGTGGTGCAGGATCTTCGACAGGAAGTCCTTGGCCCGGTCGCTGCGCGGATTGCTGAAGAACTGGTCGGGCGCAGCCTCTTCGACGATGCGCCCGTCCGCCATGAACACCACGCGGTTTGCAGCCGATCGTGCGAAACCCATCTCATGGGTGACGACGATCATGGTCATGCCGTCCCGGGCCAGCTGCTGCATGACTTCGAGGACCTCGTTGATCATCTCGGGGTCCAGGGCCGACGTCGGCTCGTCGAAAAGCATGACCTTCGGGTCCATCGCCAGCGCCCGCGCGATGGCGACGCGCTGTTGCTGGCCGCCCGAGAGCTGGGCAGGGTACTTGTCGGCCTGGGTGCCCACGCCGACCCGGTCGAGCAGGGCGCGGGCATTGGCCGCGGCCTGCGTCTTGTCGGCCTTGCGGACCTTGATCTGGCCGAGCATCACGTTCTCGAGCACGGTCTTGTGAGCGAACAGGTTGAACGACTGGAACACCATGCCGACATCGGCGCGCAGCCGGGCCAGCGCCTTGCCCTCCTGGGGCAGCGGCTTTCCGTCGATCGTGATCGCGCCGTCGTCGATCGTCTCCAGGCGGTTGATCGTGCGGCACAGCGTCGACTTGCCGGACCCGGAGGGGCCGATGACCACGACGACCTCCCCGCGGGCGATCGTCAGGTCGATGTCCTGGAGAACGTGCAACGCGCCGAAGTGCTTGTTGACGCTCTTCAGGACGACCAGGTCACCGCTCGCGACCGCGTCCTCCTTGGTCACCGATACTTCGGTCATCGCTTCGGGGCTCCGTCCTCCTCGGTTTCGGAGGACAGTAGTGACCCGCCCCGACCAGCGTCATTACATCTGAGGGGAATCTGAGCATCACGATCCGATAGCAATCGGACACATGTCGTAGCACTTGTGACCTGCGCGCGTATCGGCCCAGTAACGGTAGCCGCGCGCAACCGGAAGCCACTTGACTGCGTCTCGTCCATCCGCGTGACTGCCATGATGCACGCACGCGTGTGCCGCCGATTCGCGGAGCCGCAGAACCGAACACCCGTTGTAGTGAGTCAGACCGTATGTCCGACGAACCGGAGGAGGCCGGGATGAGACTGCTTCTCGTCGAGGACGACAACCATGTCGCCGCCGCCCTGTCCGCGGTTCTCAAGCGGCACGGTTTCGACGTCACCCACGCGCGCAGCGGCGAGGAGGCGCTGCAGGCGCTCGTCCCGGAGGGGCCCGGCTTCGGCGTCGTCCTGCTCGACCTGGGGCTGCCGGACCAGGACGGCTACGAGGTGTGCGGCAAGATCCGCAAGCGCACCGCCACCCCGGTGATCATGG
It includes:
- a CDS encoding glutamate ABC transporter substrate-binding protein; the protein is MKLRKVTAASAAALVLALTATACGGGDSKDDDTSSSASAGSGGGGKIKVGIKYDQPGLGLKKPDGSFAGFDVDVATYVAKQLGYQPDQIEFVETKSADRENALSRGDVKFIAATYSINDERKKKVDFAGPYLLAHQDLLIKSDSDISKGTDLNGKKLCSVTGSTSAQNVKNTIAPDANLKKVSSYSECIAGLQSGAVDAVTTDDSILAGFASQDQYKGKFKLAGLKLSNENYGIGVKKGDTATVDKINKALEQMVSDGSWDKAVKDNFGPANYKNEQAPKIGVIVPNAS
- a CDS encoding amino acid ABC transporter ATP-binding protein, whose amino-acid sequence is MTEVSVTKEDAVASGDLVVLKSVNKHFGALHVLQDIDLTIARGEVVVVIGPSGSGKSTLCRTINRLETIDDGAITIDGKPLPQEGKALARLRADVGMVFQSFNLFAHKTVLENVMLGQIKVRKADKTQAAANARALLDRVGVGTQADKYPAQLSGGQQQRVAIARALAMDPKVMLFDEPTSALDPEMINEVLEVMQQLARDGMTMIVVTHEMGFARSAANRVVFMADGRIVEEAAPDQFFSNPRSDRAKDFLSKILHH
- a CDS encoding amino acid ABC transporter permease, which encodes MSSVLYDTPGPRAKRRNVLFSALFTVLLALLLWWVWQKMDDKNQLDSALWKPFAQSEAWTTYLLPGLANTLKAAALAMVIALPLGAVFGIARLSDHRWVRGVSGTVVEFFRAIPVLLLMLFANEFYSRYTDVSSDDRPLYAVVTGLVLYNAAVLAEVVRAGILSLPRGQTEAAYAIGLRKGQTMSSILLPQAVTAMLPAIVSQLVVIVKDTALGGVMIGFTELLNSRGTLAANYANVIPSFIVVAIMFIVLNFILTSFASWLEKRLRRSKRSTGAVLGVEKVDDLNAAEVGGSYGAGAGGGGI
- a CDS encoding amino acid ABC transporter permease gives rise to the protein MFDFLEGYDVLGAFWMTVKLTAVSAVGSLIWGTLLAAMRVSPVPLMRGFGTVYVNVVRNIPLTVIILFSSLGLADIFGMTMGSDDFDVQGFRLAVLSLVGYTAAFVCEAIRSGINTVPVGQAEAARAIGLSFSQTLTLVVLPQAFRSVIGPLANVLIALTKNTTVAAAIGVAEAAYLMKTMIENEAQTLLIGVVFAFGFVVLTLPTGLILGWLSKRLAVKR